In one window of Fictibacillus phosphorivorans DNA:
- a CDS encoding PTS fructose transporter subunit IIABC, producing the protein MKITDVLTKDTILLNLQSQSKEAVIDELIEKLYTAGKLNDKEAYKEAILARESQSTTGIGEGIAIPHAKTNAVSEPAIAFGRSTDGIDYESLDGQNAHLFFMIAAYEGANNDHLATLSRLSSFLMDPNFRKSLESAATEKEILDAIDTKEKEIEKEENPTSSASSKQKILAVTACPTGIAHTYMAADALKAKAKEMDVHLKVETNGSSGIKNALTKKDIDEAHAIIVAADKQVEMERFNGKHVIQVPVAQGIRKPQQLIQQALDQDAPVYKSNGETTNVDEKKAASSGRSGFYKHLMSGVSNMLPFVVGGGILIAISFIFGINAADPKDPSYHPIAEALSTIGGGNAFALMIPVLAGFIAMSIADRPGFAPGMVGGFMAASGGAGFLGGLIAGFLAGYLVLGLKKLFSSLPQSLEGIKPVLLYPLFGILFTGLIMMFIVIEPVKALNDALTLWLKGMGTGNLVFLGLILGGMMAVDMGGPINKAAFTFGIAMIDAGNFAPHAAIMAGGMVPPLGLALSTTLFKKKYTKAEREAGKTNYIMGASFITEGAIPFAAADPGRVIPAAVIGSAVAGALSMVFGIGLPAPHGGAFVIPIVNGNPLLYVLAILIGSVVTAFIAGILKKEVQEDKKELAA; encoded by the coding sequence ATGAAAATTACAGATGTATTAACAAAAGATACAATCTTATTAAACTTACAGTCTCAATCGAAAGAAGCCGTCATAGATGAACTGATTGAGAAACTCTATACAGCTGGGAAATTAAATGATAAAGAAGCATATAAAGAAGCGATATTAGCAAGAGAAAGCCAAAGTACGACGGGAATCGGAGAAGGAATAGCCATACCACATGCAAAAACGAATGCGGTTAGCGAGCCGGCTATCGCTTTCGGACGTTCAACCGATGGTATCGACTATGAATCTTTGGATGGCCAGAACGCACATCTTTTCTTTATGATCGCCGCATATGAAGGAGCGAACAATGATCATTTAGCAACACTTTCTAGACTTTCTAGCTTTTTAATGGACCCTAACTTCAGAAAAAGTCTTGAATCCGCAGCAACGGAAAAGGAAATTTTAGATGCGATCGATACAAAGGAAAAAGAGATAGAGAAAGAAGAAAACCCTACCTCTTCTGCTTCTTCGAAACAAAAAATACTAGCCGTTACAGCTTGCCCAACAGGTATTGCTCATACGTACATGGCAGCTGATGCACTAAAAGCAAAAGCGAAGGAAATGGACGTTCATTTAAAAGTTGAAACCAATGGTTCGAGCGGAATTAAAAATGCTCTTACGAAAAAAGATATTGATGAAGCCCATGCAATCATAGTCGCTGCAGATAAACAAGTTGAGATGGAACGCTTTAACGGCAAACACGTGATTCAAGTTCCAGTTGCTCAAGGTATACGAAAGCCTCAACAACTCATTCAGCAAGCTTTAGATCAAGATGCTCCCGTTTATAAAAGTAACGGAGAAACTACGAATGTTGATGAAAAGAAAGCCGCTTCCTCAGGAAGATCTGGGTTTTATAAACACTTGATGAGCGGTGTGTCCAACATGCTTCCCTTCGTTGTTGGTGGAGGAATCCTAATTGCCATCTCGTTTATTTTCGGAATTAATGCAGCTGACCCGAAAGATCCTTCTTATCATCCGATCGCTGAAGCGCTCAGCACGATAGGTGGAGGGAACGCGTTTGCTCTGATGATTCCTGTTTTAGCAGGTTTTATTGCGATGAGTATCGCGGACCGACCAGGATTTGCGCCTGGTATGGTCGGAGGATTCATGGCCGCTTCAGGCGGAGCTGGTTTCCTTGGCGGACTAATTGCTGGTTTCTTAGCAGGATATTTAGTTCTTGGATTAAAAAAGTTGTTTAGCAGCTTGCCTCAATCACTAGAAGGAATCAAACCTGTTCTTCTTTATCCTTTATTCGGCATCCTTTTCACCGGGCTGATCATGATGTTCATTGTGATTGAACCCGTGAAAGCATTGAACGACGCATTAACGTTGTGGTTAAAAGGGATGGGAACTGGAAATCTTGTATTCTTAGGGTTAATTTTAGGTGGAATGATGGCTGTAGATATGGGTGGCCCTATTAATAAAGCAGCTTTCACATTCGGTATCGCGATGATCGATGCAGGTAACTTTGCACCACATGCAGCCATTATGGCTGGTGGTATGGTGCCACCGCTTGGACTCGCACTATCAACAACATTATTCAAAAAGAAATATACAAAAGCAGAGCGAGAAGCAGGGAAAACAAATTACATTATGGGAGCTTCCTTTATTACAGAAGGTGCTATCCCATTCGCTGCTGCCGATCCTGGTCGTGTAATTCCTGCCGCTGTTATCGGTTCCGCTGTAGCTGGTGCTTTATCTATGGTATTCGGGATTGGACTTCCCGCTCCACATGGAGGAGCCTTCGTTATTCCAATCGTGAACGGAAATCCATTGCTATATGTATTAGCGATTCTAATCGGTTCAGTCGTTACCGCTTTTATCGCGGGTATACTGAAAAAAGAAGTTCAAGAAGACAAAAAAGAACTCGCAGCGTGA